In a single window of the Cydia strobilella chromosome 13, ilCydStro3.1, whole genome shotgun sequence genome:
- the LOC134746942 gene encoding uncharacterized protein LOC134746942, which translates to MIGFRTPVKKATKSPSKDTAKSPNKSVRRSIDKWEAASGDVTQTLIPTVIPTTSQAGPAGVPPQTRQAIPNSVEKGPQRRVAEARALLEKAKAQMKLSGNIKREIKATVQEVIEQMYNIVKELAKDLKTEQDRKESSGRVVPGATASDTTFTLDEEQNRRPNTTREREVDERRWTNEEEAREIKTLIQRNTLLLEENTAKMDELKASMETQRETLERVATTATYASVAAAAPNTAQGAGPTSRRGTLHSVVVTSTDETETGDEVLGKIRKAVDAKDGWIKVERVRKAKDRKIIMGLATREEREKIKERLAKEGTNLVVEDAKNKDPLLVLRSVLTINSDEDIVRALRNQNKGIFRDLEDEENRVEIKYRRRTRNPHTCHVVACVSPIIWQRATGVGTVHLDLQRVRVEDQTPLVQCTRCLGFGHGKRYCTAAADLCSHCGGPHLRSECADWLARVPPKCQNCEKAELEDTEHNAFSLLAQANLQRKKLATEELYAEAKQRGIAVALLQEPYVGGAKVTRSYKGVRIFQGTGTGEGTVKAAIAVFDDDIKVTQYPKLTTDNVVAVSIQTSAWEVVLVSLYLEPDQPMEPHLEQLEKVAKELKPQRWIIGGDFNAKSTWWGSPVVDGRGEQLATTLDELGLNILNRGDTPTFDTVRGGKHYTSYVDVTACSIDILDLVDDWRVDQGLTSSDHNGIIFKVKLTKLVGITVQRTTRKFNTKKANWSEFYGKFRKLLQDHKIVKSEIESLNNNIKIEKVVTEFNAAIEEACISSMPKKKVKQQLTLPWWSEELAKMKKGVATRKRRIGCAAPVRRSKVVEEYVQYKEEYERAAAKAQVDSWKDFCHKQSREGVWEGIYRVIGRTARREEDSPLEKDGVVLDAKSSVRLLAETFYPKDCTTSDNDYHRQVRERADIVNDGEQDNTCEPSFTMAELKRAYDSFNPKKAPGEDGFTSDICLHAIETDPETFLALLNKCLSRGYFPRAWKTATVVVLRKPGRGDYTTPKSYRPIGLLPIMGKVFEKMVVNRLKFYLLPQMSDRQYGFMPQRSTEDSLYALMKYIRKKLDSKKIVTLISLDIEGSFDGAWWPAIRSRLAEENCPVELRRVIDSYLTDRRVTVRYAGEQYSLDTTKGCVQGSIAGPILWNLLLDPLLKSYGQRGDYCQAFADDVVLVVDGNTALEIETRANAALDHAREWGVSNKLRFAPHKTNAMVITRRLKYDTPRLSMGGTSIAMVKEMKLLGVTIDDKLTFNSHVSNVCRKAIAVYKQLSRAAKTDWGLHPEVVKIIYVATVEPIILYAASVWAHAANKLGVQKQLAVVQRGMAQKICKAYRTVSLNSALVLAGMLPLDLRVREAASLYEAKKGESLPALWPGDREVEQMASATEMPHPADCEELRVVRLVNQDDVNSNSEFDVRIFTDGSRLEGGVGASLSIWKGETETKAHKLALSRYCTVYQAELLALCRATREAKKYAEKSCGVYSDSMAALQTIQNHSCLHPLAVEARENLKAMSLQGKVVTLHWIKAHAGLEGNERADELAKGAAVGSKRKPDYDQCPVSFVKRSIRMSTLDEWNRRYKSGETASITKLFFPDAVAAYRVTRKSEPNNLKTQLMTGHGGFSEYLNRFKCKESPSCVCDNNTQETVPHIIFECPVHDSERFDMEQKIKISITADKLHNIMASAEMDQFIEFCLKIVRRVVKRNKTR; encoded by the exons ATGATAGGATTTAGAACACCGGTCAAAAAGGCCACCAAATCTCCGTCAAAAGACACGGCTAAGAGCCCGAACAAAAGTGTCAGAAGGAGCATTGACAAATGGGAAGCGGCTAGCGGGGATGTTACTCAGACTTTGATCCCCACAGTCATCCCAACAACATCGCAGGCTGGGCCTGCAGGAGTTCCACCCCAAACAAGACAAGCTATCCCAAACTCGGTGGAAAAAGGCCCGCAGCGGAGAGTAGCGGAGGCCAGGGCTCTGCTTGAGAAAGCAAAGGCCCAAATGAAGTTGTCAGGGAATATTAAAAGGGAAATAAAAGCCACCGTCCAGGAAGTAATTGAacaaatgtataatatagtGAAGGAATTGGCAAAGGACTTAAAAACAGAACAGGATAGAAAAGAGAGTTCCGGGAGGGTGGTGCCTGGAGCAACTGCTTCAGACACAACCTTCACGCTGGATGAGGAGCAAAACCGGCGTCCAAACACAACGAGAGAAAGAGAGGTAGACGAAAGGAGATGGACGAATGAAGAAGAAGCTCGAGAGATTAAAACTCTCATACAACGAAATACCTTGTTGCTAGAGGAAAACACAGCAAAAATGGACGAGCTGAAGGCCTCGATGGAGACCCAGCGGGAAACCCTAGAGAGGGTGGCGACGACCGCGACGTACGCAAGCGTAGCGGCGGCGGCCCCAAACACGGCGCAGGGTGCAGGACCAACCTCCAGGAGAGGTACTCTGCACTCGGTGGTCGTAACCTCGACGGACGAAACCGAAACGGGAGACGAGGTCCTCGGCAAGATAAGGAAAGCGGTGGACGCCAAGGACGGGTGGATCAAGGTGGAAAGGGTACGGAAAGCAAAAGATAGGAAAatcataatggggttggcaactagGGAGGAAAGGGAAAAGATTAAAGAAAGGCTAGCGAAAGAGGGAACTAATCTCGTCGTCGAGGACGCGAAGAATAAGGACCCCCTTCTGGTCCTTAGGAGTGTCCTCACTATAAACTCCGACGAGGATATAGTGAGGGCTCTAAGGAACCAGAACAAGGGAATTTTCCGCGACCTCGAGGATGAAGAGAACAGGGTGGAAATTAAATACAGAAGGAGGACCCGAAACCCACATACTTGTCACGTTGTGGCCTGTGTCTCTCCCATAATATGGCAGAGGGCGACGGGGGTGGGAACCGTCCATTTGGACCTCCAACGCGTAAGGGTGGAAGACCAGACGCCATTGGTGCAGTGCACTCGCTGCCTGGGCTTCGGCCACGGCAAGCGATACTGCACTGCAGCAGCGGACTTATGCAGCCACTGCGGTGGTCCCCACCTACGCTCCGAGTGTGCTGACTGGCTCGCGAGAGTCCctccgaagtgtcaaaactgtgaAAAGGCCGAATTGGAAGACACAGAGCACAACGCGTTCAGTCTG CTTGCACAAGCTAACCTGCAGCGAAAGAAACTTGCCACTGAGGAGCTCTATGCAGAGGCGAAGCAGCGAGGTATCGCTGTCGCGCTTCTCCAAGAGCCCTATGTAGGAGGGGCAAAAGTGACAAGAAGCTACAAGGGAGTACGAATCTTCCAGGGCACTGGCACGGGGGAGGGAACAGTAAAGGCTGCGATCGCCGTCTTTGACGACGACATTAAGGTAACACAATACCCGAAACTCACCACCGACAATGTTGTAGCAGTGAGCATCCAAACCAGTGCCTGGGAAGTCGTACTCGTTTCCCTGTATCTTGAACCAGACCAACCCATGGAACCCCACCTTGAGCAACTTGAGAAAGTCGCAAAAGAACTAAAACCGCAGAGGTGGATAATAGGAGGAGACTTTAATGCGAAAAGCACCTGGTGGGGTAGCCCTGTAGTCGATGGCAGAGGGGAACAGCTGGCCACTACACTGGATGAGCTTGGCCTGAACATACTCAATAGAGGGGATACTCCAACATTCGACACCGTGAGAGGCGGCAAACACTACACAAGCTATGTTGATGTAACGGCCTGCTCCATTGACATACTGGACCTGGTAGACGACTGGAGAGTTGATCAGGGGCTGACAAGCTCGGACCACAACGGCATTATATTTAAAGTCAAGCTGACAAAACTGGTTGGCATAACGGTACAAAGGACAACAAGGAAATTCAACACTAAGAAAGCCAATTGGTCTGAGTTTTATGGAAAATTCAGAAAATTGCTGCAAGATCACAAAATAGTAAAATCAGAAATAGAAAGCTTaaacaacaatataaaaatagaaaaagtagTAACAGAATTTAACGCTGCAATAGAAGAAGCCTGTATATCGTCTATGCCTAAAAAGAAAGTCAAACAACAACTTACATTGCCGTGGTGGTCCGAGGAACTCGCCAAAATGAAAAAAGGGGTCGCTACCAGGAAGCGCAGGATAGGGTGTGCTGCCCCAGTCCGGAGGTCAAAAGTAGTAGAAGAGTACGTACAATACAAAGAAGAGTATGAAAGGGCAGCGGCAAAAGCGCAAGTGGACAGTTGGAAGGACTTCTGCCATAAACAAAGCAGAGAAGGGGTCTGGGAGGGCATCTACCGGGTAATTGGAAGAACCGCACGCAGGGAAGAGGACTCACCGCTAGAGAAGGATGGAGTAGTGCTCGATGCGAAGAGTTCAGTGCGCCTGCTAGCGGAAACTTTCTACCCCAAGGACTGTACCACTAGCGACAATGACTACCATCGTCAAGTGAGGGAGAGAGCCGACATTGTGAACGACGGGGAGCAAGATAACACTTGCGAACCCTCGTTCACAATGGCGGAACTGAAACGTGCGTACGACTCCTTCAACCCAAAGAAAGCCCCAGGGGAGGACGGCTTTACCTCTGATATTTGCCTTCACGCCATAGAAACGGACCCAGAGACGTTCCTAGCACTgcttaataaatgtttaagccgAGGATACTTCCCTAGGGCTTGGAAAACCGCAACGGTGGTGGTCCTCCGAAAGCCTGGTAGAGGAGACTATACAACGCCCAAATCGTACAGGCCAATAGGACTGCTTCCGATCATGGGTAAAGTGTTTGAGAAGATGGTGGTGAACAGGCTAAAGTTTTACTTGCTGCCCCAAATGAGTGATCGCCAATACGGGTTCATGCCACAGCGCAGCACCGAGGACTCCCTTTATGCCCTAATGAAATACATACGAAAGAAATTAGACTCTAAAAAGATCGTAACACTAATATCACTGGACATAGAGGGGTCCTTCGATGGTGCTTGGTGGCCGGCTATCAGGTCCCGGTTGGCGGAAGAGAATTGCCCAGTTGAACTGAGACGCGTAATCGATAGCTACCTCACAGACCGAAGAGTAACAGTTAGATACGCGGGAGAGCAATACAGTCTGGACACCACCAAGGGATGCGTACAGGGATCGATAGCGGGCCCCATTCTGTGGAACTTGCTCTTGGACCCACTACTTAAAAGTTACGGGCAAAGGGGCGACTACTGCCAGGCATTCGCAGACGATGTCGTACTTGTCGTTGATGGGAATACCGCTCTGGAAATTGAAACGCGCGCAAACGCTGCTCTCGACCATGCTCGGGAGTGGGGTGTCAGTAATAAGCTTCGATTCGCACCGCATAAAACTAATGCAATGGTAATTACACGGAGGCTCAAGTATGACACCCCTCGACTGAGTATGGGCGGAACCAGCATCGCCATGGTAAAAGAGATGAAATTACTTGGTGTAACCATCGACGACAAGCTGACTTTTAACAGCCATGTTTCGAATGTCTGCAGGAAAGCGATAGCAGTCTATAAACAGCTATCTAGGGCTGCCAAGACAGACTGGGGGCTCCATCCTGAagtcgtaaaaataatatatgtggcaACCGTAGAGCCCATCATACTGTATGCCGCTAGTGTTTGGGCGCATGCTGCAAACAAATTGGGTGTCCAAAAGCAGTTGGCAGTGGTGCAACGCGGAATGGCGCAGAAGATATGCAAGGCATACCGCACCGTGTCCCTCAACTCGGCGCTGGTTCTGGCGGGGATGCTCCCTCTTGACCTCCGAGTCCGAGAGGCGGCTTCGTTGTACGAAGCCAAGAAGGGAGAGTCTCTGCCTGCCCTGTGGCCTGGAGATAGAGAGGTGGAACAAATGGCATCCGCAACTGAAATGCCTCATCCTGCGGATTGCGAAGAATTGAGGGTGGTTCGCCTGGTGAACCAAGACGATGTGAACTCGAACAGTGAGTTCGATGTGCGAATATTTACCGATGGCAGCAGGCTTGAGGGCGGGGTTGGAGCCTCACTTTCTATTTGGAAGGGAGAAACCGAAACCAAAGCCCACAAGCTTGCTCTATCGAGATACTGTACGGTTTACCAGGCGGAGCTCCTTGCCCTGTGCAGGGCCACTAGGGAAGCAAAGAAGTATGCCGAGAAATCGTGTGGAGTCTACAGCGACTCTATGGCAGCCcttcaaacaatacaaaaccacAGTTGCCTTCACCCCCTCGCTGTAGAGGCCAGAGAGAATTTAAAAGCTATGTCTCTCCAGGGTAAGGTAGTCACCCTACACTGGATTAAAGCTCACGCAGGGTTAGAAGGCAACGAGCGGGCAGACGAGTTGGCGAAAGGAGCAGCAGTAGGCTCCAAACGAAAGCCGGACTATGACCAATGCCCGGTTTCATTCGTCAAGCGTAGCATTCGCATGTCGACGCTTGACGAATGGAATCGGAGGTATAAGTCTGGCGAAACGGCTTCCATCACGAAATTATTCTTCCCAGATGCAGTGGCGGCTTATAGGGTGACAAGGAAATCAGAGCCAAACAACCTAAAGACGCAGTTGATGACGGGACACGGTGGATTCTCTGAGTATTTAAACCGCTTCAAGTGCAAGGAGAGTCCATCGTGCGTCTGTGACAACAATACGCAAGAAACGGTGCCACATATAATATTTGAGTGTCCAGTTCATGATAGTGAGCGCTTTGAtatggagcaaaaaattaaaattagtataacTGCCGACAAACTACACAACATAATGGCTAGTGCGGAAATGGACCAATTTATAGAGTTCTGCTTAAAAATTGTGAGAAGAGtcgtaaaaagaaataaaactagatag
- the LOC134746943 gene encoding uncharacterized protein LOC134746943, whose product MPQRSTEDSLYALMKYIRKKLDSKKIVTLISLDIEGAFDGAWWPAIRSRLAEENCPVELRRVIDSYLTDRRVTVRYAGEQYSLDTTKGCVQGSIAGPILWNLLLDPLLKSYGQRGDYCQAFADDVVLVVDGNTALEIETRANAALDHAREWGVSNKLRFAPHKTNAMVITRRLKYDTPRLSMGGTSIAMVKEMKLLGVTIDDKLTFNSHVSNVCRKAIAVYKQLSRAAKTDWGLHPEVVKIIYVATVEPIILYAASVWAHAANKLGVQKQLAVVQRGMAQKICKAYRTVSLNSALVLAGMLPLDLRVREAASFYEAKKGESLPALWPGDREVEQMASATEMPHPADREELRVVRLVNQDDVNSNSEFDVRIFTDGSRLEGGVGASLSIWKGETETKAHKLALSRYCTVYQAELLALCRATREAKKYAEKSYGVYSDSMAALQTIQNHSCLHPLAVEARENLKAMSLQGKVVTLHWIKAHAGLEGNERADELAKGAAVGSKRKPDYDQCPVSFVKRSIRMSTLDEWNRRYKSGETASITKLFFPDAVAAYRVTRKSEPNNLKTQLMTGHGGFSEYLNRFKCKESPSCVCDNNTQETVPHIIFECPVHDSERFDMEQKIKISITADKLHNIMRLNTFKQPSTASQDIGIATCDTSPEAPQRAPQFDTPLASGRHTVGAQKPKKQKPRGGVVEDPAVFG is encoded by the exons aTGCCACAGCGCAGCACCGAGGACTCCCTTTATGCCCTAATGAAATACATACGAAAGAAATTAGACTCTAAAAAGATCGTAACACTAATATCACTGGACATAGAGGGGGCCTTCGATGGTGCTTGGTGGCCGGCTATCAGGTCCCGGTTGGCGGAAGAGAATTGCCCAGTTGAACTGAGACGCGTAATCGATAGCTACCTCACAGACCGAAGAGTAACAGTTAGATACGCGGGAGAGCAATACAGTCTGGACACCACCAAGGGATGCGTACAGGGATCGATAGCGGGCCCCATTCTGTGGAACTTGCTCTTGGACCCACTACTTAAAAGTTACGGGCAAAGGGGCGACTACTGCCAGGCATTCGCAGACGATGTCGTACTTGTCGTTGATGGGAATACCGCTCTGGAAATTGAAACGCGCGCAAACGCTGCTCTCGACCATGCTCGGGAGTGGGGTGTCAGTAATAAGCTTCGATTCGCACCGCATAAAACTAATGCAATGGTAATTACACGGAGGCTCAAGTATGACACCCCTCGACTGAGTATGGGCGGAACCAGCATCGCCATGGTAAAAGAGATGAAATTACTTGGTGTAACCATCGACGACAAGCTGACTTTTAACAGCCATGTTTCGAATGTCTGCAGGAAAGCGATAGCAGTCTATAAACAGCTATCTAGGGCTGCCAAGACAGACTGGGGGCTCCATCCTGAagtcgtaaaaataatatatgtggcaACCGTAGAGCCCATCATACTGTATGCCGCTAGTGTTTGGGCGCACGCTGCAAACAAATTGGGTGTCCAAAAGCAGTTGGCAGTGGTGCAACGCGGAATGGCGCAGAAGATATGCAAGGCATACCGCACCGTGTCCCTCAACTCGGCGCTGGTTCTGGCGGGGATGCTCCCTCTTGACCTCCGAGTCCGAGAGGCGGCTTCGTTTTACGAAGCCAAGAAGGGAGAGTCTCTGCCTGCCCTGTGGCCTGGAGATAGAGAGGTGGAACAAATGGCATCCGCAACTGAAATGCCTCATCCTGCGGATCGCGAAGAATTGAGGGTGGTTCGCCTGGTGAACCAAGACGATGTGAACTCGAACAGTGAGTTCGATGTGCGAATATTTACCGATGGCAGCAGGCTTGAGGGCGGGGTTGGAGCCTCACTTTCTATTTGGAAGGGAGAAACCGAAACCAAAGCCCACAAGCTTGCTCTATCGAGATACTGTACGGTTTACCAGGCGGAGCTCCTTGCCCTGTGCAGGGCCACTAGGGAAGCAAAGAAGTATGCCGAGAAATCGTATGGAGTCTACAGCGACTCTATGGCGGCCcttcaaacaatacaaaaccacAGTTGCCTTCACCCCCTCGCTGTAGAGGCCAGAGAGAATTTAAAAGCTATGTCTCTCCAGGGTAAGGTAGTCACCCTACACTGGATTAAAGCTCACGCAGGGTTAGAAGGCAACGAGCGGGCAGACGAGTTGGCGAAAGGAGCAGCAGTAGGCTCCAAACGAAAGCCGGACTATGACCAATGCCCGGTTTCATTCGTCAAGCGTAGCATTCGCATGTCGACGCTTGACGAATGGAATCGGAGGTATAAGTCTGGCGAAACGGCTTCCATCACGAAGTTATTCTTCCCAGATGCAGTGGCGGCTTATAGGGTGACAAGGAAATCAGAGCCAAACAACCTAAAGACGCAGTTGATGACGGGACACGGTGGATTCTCTGAGTATTTAAACCGCTTCAAGTGCAAGGAGAGTCCATCGTGCGTCTGTGACAACAATACGCAAGAAACGGTGCCACATATAATATTTGAGTGTCCAGTTCATGATAGTGAGCGCTTTGAtatggagcaaaaaattaaaattagtataacTGCCGACAAACTACACAACATAATG AGGTTAAACACCTTCAAACAGCCGTCTACAGCCTCACAGGACATCGGTATCGCTACTTGCGATACATCGCCGGAAGCGCCTCAACGAGCCCCACAATTTGACACCCCGCTCGCCTCCGGGCGACACACCGTTGGAGCACAAAagccaaaaaaacaaaaaccacgTGGCGGCGTGGTCGAAGATCCAGCGGTGTTCGGCTGA